CCGGCGGACTGGGCGATCGCGGCCGTGGAGGTGCCATTGAACCCGTGTTCGGCGATGAGTTCCTGGGCGGAATCCAAGATCAGCCTCCGGGCATCCCCGCGGATCTCGGTGCGATCCTGCGCCTGTCCCGCGTTCACTGTGACCTCCATTGATGAGGGATCCGTTGAGGGGCCGGACTAATCCAGCCCCCTCCACTTACCAGCATCCTAGTTGGCAGGGCACCGGACCCGGAAGGGCGCCGGAGGCCCTGCCAACGTTGGTGTTATGCAGCCGACGGCCGATGATGATGCTGCTGGCCTTCGTGTGCCTTCATCACCGAGGGCATCGCCCATGCGGTGACAACGATCGTGACGGCACCGCAAATCCAGGCTGTCATGGCGATTCCCGTCATGCCGGTGAAGGCAAGCACCCACGGGGAGATAAAGAGCAGAATGCCCAGAATCCCTTGCGCCCACTCCACTGATTCCATCCGCGGCATCGACAAGTTGACCAGCCCGGCAATGATTGTCAGAACTCCCAAGACGATCAGCGTTGTTGTTGTCTTTCCATCAGTCGTCGTCCAGATCGTCGCCAAGGCAGCATACAAACCAGCGGCCACAGCCACCCAGTTCTGCCATTTGGTCCACGTCTTCATCAACCTCACCCTCCTTCAAATACGTCACTTACAAATTCCGGTCTACGCCTGATTGACCAACCGGTCAAGAGGTGTTTCCAAACCTCGCCGGGGAAGGTGTACAAAAATCAGACCTATCCCTTGGTCTTCACCGTCCCCACACTCATCGCCACCATCTCCGAATTCGCCACGCTGGAGGCAGGTGACGTCATCCTCACCGGCTCACCATCCGGAGTTGGATACCGCCGAAACCCCCAACTGTTCCTTCCCTTTGAACCATTGACTATAGCGGTTTAGCCATGCACGATTGCCAATGCCAGAAGTGCCCTGGTAGCGGGAGCGTCGCTGCGGCCGCCTTGTCGTTCTTCACCATCGGCGTCACCTTGTCGGTCTTGATGAGGTCAGAAGTTCGCAAAGGGTGCCCGACGCAGACGAAGTCAATCAAGCAATGGAGGAAATGATGAACTCAGCAGCAAGACCGGTCTCTTCGCCGGCTGCCCGAGCCAACTGGCCCCGTACCGTTGGCCTAGTGGCAGTAACGGCCATCGTCGCGGTATTGGCACTTGCTGGACCTCCCGCGGCGATAGGCGGTCCCGGCCATGGTCACGGCCAGTCACCCAAACAGAGCCACCGCACCGTGATGTACTACCAAACGCAATACAGCGACAACCACTATGTGTCTCCGAAAGCCATGGTCGATCACCATACGGGACTGACTGATCTGATTGTGGGCGCTTTTCACGTCAATGAGACCCCTGGGGATATTCGACTCAATGACGATTCGCCGTCGAGTCCGAAATTTGATGTGATGTGGAAAGACCTGACAACCATGCAGCGCAAAGGCGTTAAAGTACTCGGGTTTGTTGGCGGTGCTGCTGCGGGAAGCTTCCACCGTCTCGAACCAGAGACCTTCGACACCTACTATCCCGAACTCAAGGCCGTGATTTCCAGGTACAAGTTGGACGGCCTGGATCTTGACGTTGAGGAATCGATGTCCCTCGCGGGCGTGGAGCACCTGATTGACCGTCTCAAAGCCGATTTTGGCAAGAAATTCCTGATCACATTGGCACCCGTGGCACCGGCGCTCAAGGGTGGTGGCAATCTCTCCGGCTTCGATTATGAACAGCTGTACAAGGAACGGGGCCAGTCCATCGCCTGGTTCAACACCCAGTTCTATTGTGGGTGGGGTACGTTAGCCTCCACAACAGGGTACAAGGCCATTATTGATCGTGGCGTTATTCCCGCCAGCAAGGTCGTTGCGGGGACGCTGACCAATCCTGCCAACTGTGGCAGTGGCTACGTGCCCATGTCTGAGCTGACTTCCACTATCGCATCCCTGAGCGATACGTATGAAACGTTTGGCGGCATTGCCGGCTGGGAATACTTCAATTCCATTCCCGGTGGGCCCGGCGCCCCCTGGCGGTGGGTCCGCGACGTCAGCGCGGCCATGCGGGACTGACCGGAAGCGGCCCCGGCACTGCCCTAGCGAAGTGGCGGGCACGTGGAGCCACGCGGACTCAAGGTCAGTGCCGGACCCTTCCGGGAGGGCAGCGGCGTGTCGGCGCCGATCTGGTCCAACAGGAGCCGCGCCGCCCGTTCCCCCAGTTCGACGGTATCGCGGGTGAGCGTCGTGAGCGAGGGACGCACCAGTCGGGCCATGGCGGAGTCGTCGAACGAAGCGATCGAAAGTTGGGCTGGCACAGCGACCCCCATCTCGGCTGCAACTCCGAGGCCGGCGACAGCCAGGACGTCATTGTCGAAAACGATTGCCGTCGGACGCTCCTGTCGCGACAGCAGGGTGCGAGTGACATCGGCACCCTGCGCCGCCGAATAGTCCGTGACCAGGGATTCCACCGAGCTCAATCCTGTTGAGTCCGCGAATGATCGTAACGCCGCGATTCGCAGTCCGGTGTGCTCGAACTCCGCGGGGCCGGCGACGTGCGCAATTCTGGTGTGCCCGAGCGCATGCAAATATTTGAAAACCGTGAGCGCCGCCTCGGAATCGTCGATCCAGACGGAGGGAGCGCTGCCTTCGGACGATGGGCGGGATCCGACCACGATCGTCGGCATGCCGAGTTCGTCGAGGAGCTGCACGCGAGGGTCGTCCGTGCGCGGGTCGATGACGATGACGCCGTCGACTTGGTGTCCGTTCCACCACTCTTGGTAGGTGTCCAGTTCTTCCTGCAGGTCGCGGGCGACGAGGAGGTTCATTCCGACGTGAGAACCGCTCAAGCCCAGCTGGATGCCTGAAATGAGGTCGCCGAAGAAGGACTCGGTGCCCAGCGTTCGCGCCGGGCGGTTGAGGACGAAGCCGATCGTGCCGGCTCGGGCGCCCCCGAGGGCGCGAGCTGCGGAGTGTGGGCGCCAGTGCATCTCTCGGGCGATCTCAAGGATGCGTGCCCGAGTCGAGGCCGAGACACCTGGCCGGTTGTTCAGCGCGAAGGAAACCGCGCCGGCCGAAACTCCTGCCCGCGCGGCGATATCTGCGATGGTGGCGCGTTTTATCGGTTTCATGACTCCCCCTTGCAGACGGTACGGACTTATTCCGGCACACTTGACTATACCGCTTTAGTGAATAAGTATTGTCATTGCAATGAGGATAACGGTGATGCAGATCACTGTCCTCGGCCTCCAGTCACCGTCCTGCACAAAGGAGTTCCAAGCGATGAAGCAACGCACCCTAGACCGTCGAAGCCGCGCAATGAAGCGGGCGGGTCGAATAATGCTCGGAACGGGCGTTGCGGCCCTCATGCTTAGCGGATGCTCCGGCGGATCCGGCGGTTCCGGTTCCTCCGGTGACGGGTCGATCAACGGCACCATCACCGTGCAAACCTGGGCGCTCACGCCGAAGTTCAGCGACTACCTCGACGGAGTGAAAAACGGCTTCGAGAAGGAGCACCCGGGGGTTACGGTCAAAATGGTCGATCAGCCAGGCGACGGCTACTCCGACAAGGTTCTCAGCCAGGCCTCGTCCAACTCCCTGCCTGATGTCATCAACCTTCCCCCTGACATTGCCCTGCCACTGGCCAAGCACGGCTACCTGCAGAATGTCGGCAAGAGCGACTCATCGCTGGCATCGACGTATGTTGCCGGGGCACTGGACGCCTACAAGTACAAGGGGCTCGACGGAACCTACGGTTACCCCTGGTATCTGAACACCGATGTCGATTACTGGAACAAGACCATGCTCTCCGACTGCGGACTGGACCCGTCTAAGGTGCCCACCACGACCGACCAACTCTTCGACCAGGCCGCGACGATGCACCAGCACTGCCCGGACAAGTACCTGATGAGCCGCAAGCCGGGTCTGGGGGACTTCACGCTCGCCGGTGTCAAGGTTCTCAACGATGACGGCACGAAGTTCACGTTCGCCGATTCGCCGGAGGCGGTGGACCTCATCGCCCGGTACGCGAAGGCGTACCAGCAGAAGTACATGCCGCCGTCCGTGCTCAACAGCGACTACCTGGGCAACTCGACGCTGTTCACCCAGGGCAAGGTCGCCTGGACCACCGGCGGTGCCACCAGCATCTCCGACTTCGAGAAGAACAACCCCTCGCTGAAGGGCAACGTGATCGTTTCCCCCGCGCTTGACACTGCGCCGCTCTATGTACAAGGGCTGAGCGTCTCGGCCAAATCGAAGAACCTCGCCACCGCCGAGGCCTTCGCGAAGTACATGACGGACGCGAAGAACCAGGAGGCCTTCGCCCATCTGGTCAACATCTTCCCCTCCACGAAGTCCTCGCAGTCAGACCCCTTCTTCTCCAAAGATGACGGGACGCCCAACGGAAAGGCGCGGGTTCTCGCCAACGAGGCACTGAAAACGGCGAAGAACCTCACACCCGTCGAAGCCAACTCTGCAATGTCGACCTTCCTCGACCAGCAGATCTCACTGGCAATGAAGGGCGAGACCACACCGAAGGAAGCGCTGCAGACCGCGCAAACAAAGATGAACACTCTACTGGCCAACGGCTGACCGCTCCACACGCCCGGCAGGGTCGCTGACTCTGCCGGGCACCAACCCTGAAGGGAGACCCGCGTGCGCGCGAACCGATGGTTCACCCCGTGGATTTTTGTCATACCCGCCCTCGTCTGGTTACTCGCATTCAGTGTGTGGCCGTCGATCAACACGGTACGGCTTGCGTTCACCAATGCGAGCCCGCTCGGTGGCGTCAGCCGCTTCGTCGGACTGCAAAACTTCCAGACGATGTTCGCTGACCCGCAGGTCTGGGAGGCACTGCTCAACAGTGTCGTGTACATGGCGGTCTGCCTGCCACTGCTGACGATCCTGCCACTCCTCATCGCGTTGCTCGTTGAGAAACGGCTACCTGGAATTGCGTTCTTCCGCACCGCCTTCTATTCGCCGGTTATCGCCTCTGCCGTGGTCGTCGGGCTCATCTGGACCTGGATCCTCGACGATCGCGGGGTCATCAACGAAATGGTGAAGGCGCTCGGCATCGTCCAAGGGCCCCTACCTTTCCTCACGGACCGTTGGTTGCTGCTGTTCAGCGCGATCAGCCTCACGGTCTGGAAGGGCCTGGGCTACTACATGATCATCTTCCTCGCAGCGCTGGGGAATGTCGGCAAGGACCTGCACGAAGCCGCAGCGCTCGACGGCGCTGGAGCCATCCGCCGGTTCTGGTCGGTGACCATGCCAGGCGTCCGCGGCACGATGACGCTTGTTGGCATCCTGGTGTGCGTTTCCGCCCTCCGGGTCTTTAGCGAGCTCTACATCCTGACCAACGGTTCCGGAGGCCCCGGCGGCCAGGACCAGTCGGTCGTCATGCTCATCCAACAGTACGCGCGCGGGTTCACCGGCAACCTCGGCTACGCCTCGGCACTGAGCCTCCTGCTCTTCGCGGTCACGCTCGTTCCGATGCTCGTACTCGCCCGACTCAACAGCAAGGCGCAGCAATGAGCGACATCACCGATCCGGACTTCGCCGTCATCGGCCGGGCGGTATCGCCCGCGCCCGACGTCACGGGCGGCAGGACTCCACCACCACCTACGGGGGCAAGGCGTCGACGCCGGGGCTGGGGCGTCATGTCCCGGCGCGAGCTGATCCTGCGCTACGTGCTGCTCGTGATCGTGCTCTTCATCGTCGTCGGCCCGTTCCTCTGGCAACTCTCCACATCGCTGAAGGGCTCCGGAGAGGACATCTACACTTCGACGCCGTCGTTCATCCCCAGCCAGCCGACACTGGAGAATTATGGGAAGGTCGCCGAAGCGATCCCCGTCTGGTTGTACATCGTCAATTCGCTGACAGTCGCAGCAATCGACGTGGTCGGGAACCTCGTCTTCGCCACGTGCGCCGGGTTCGCGCTCGCCCGTCTCCGCTGGAAGGGGCAGCGGATCGTCCTCGGCCTGTTCCTTGCCACGCTCATACTGCCAGGCGAGGCGACGATCATCGCGCAGTTCGTGACGATCAAGGACCTCGGTCTCTCCGATTCGCTGGTGGGTGTCGCCCTGCCGGGGATGATCGCCGCAATCAACGTTCTACTGATGTACAACGCCTTCCGCCAGATTCCCGAAGAAATCGACCAGGCGGCCGTCGTCGACGGAGCGAACTCCTGGCAGAGGCTACGGTACATCGCCCTTCCCGCCGTGCAGGGCACTATTGCCGTCATCGCGATCTTTTCTTTCATCGGAGCCTGGGACGATTTCCTTTGGCCGCTCATCGTGCTCCAGTCACCCGACAAACTCACCCTGACCGTGGGCCTCCAGTACCTCCAGGGGACGTTCTCGAATGATCAACGCTTGATCGCGGCGGGTACGATGATCGCCTTCATTCCCATCGCCGTGATCTTCTCCATCCTGCAGCGGTACTTCTTCAAAGGCGTTGAAGAGGGCGGGGTCAAGGGCTGATGCGGTTCGGCGTCAATTACACCCCATCCGCAGGCTGGTTCCACTCCTGGCTGGACTTCTCGCCGTCTGCTGTCGCAGCAGACATGGAACGAATTGCCTCCCTGGGCGTCGATCATGTGCGGATCTTTCCGCTCTGGCCGCTCGTTCAGCCCAACCGCACCCTTATCCGGCCGTCCGCGATTGCGGACATCGTCCAGGTCGTCGATATCGCGGCGTCCTTCGGGCTCGACGTCAACGTGGACGCACTGCAAGGCCACCTGTCAAGCTTCGACTTCATCCCGTCCTGGCTGGAATCGTGGCACCGGCGCAACATTTTCGTCGCGCCTGAAGTCATCACCTCCACCGCGACGTATGTCCGGGAGCTCACCAGCGCCGTGGCCAGCCGCCCCAACCTGCTCGGAGTGACGCTGGGGAACGAACTCAACCAATTTGCCCACGATCCCCATCCGACGCCGCACCGGGCAACGGAAAAGCAGGCCTCCGCGTGGCTGGCCTCCATGGTCGGTGCCGTCCGTGCGGAACTCGGCTCGACACCGGCGGCCAGGGCTCCCCTCGTGACGGTCGCCCAATACGATGCCGCCTGGTACGACGACGCCCAGCCCTTCGGCCCCGAGCACGCCGCCGACTACGGGGACCTGACAGTCACCCACTCCTGGGTATTCAACGGTGCCGCGCAACTCCATGGCCCGCTCGGCGAGGGCTCCGCCCGACATGCCGAGTACCTGATGCAGCTCGCTGCCGCCTGGAATCGCGACGCGAATCGCCTGAACTGGCTACAGGAGGTGGGGGCGCCGACCAACGTCGTCCCGGTCAAGGACGCCCCCGAGTTTCTCGAGAAAACGATCCGGCACGCCGCAGACGTGCAGAACAACTTCGGTGTCACCTGGTGGTGCTCGCACGACGTATCGCGGAAACTAGCGGACTTCCCGGAGCTGGAGTACGACCTCGGGCTCTTCACCAACGACGGGGTGCTGAAGCCGACCGGCGAGCGGTTCGCCGAGCTCGTGCACGAGTTCAGGAACGCGAAGGCGGGGGCCGGCACGCCGCCTCGCGATGCGCTCATCCTCGAGGACGTCGACGCCGCCGGCGTACCGGTCGCAGACGTGCGGAAATCATGCGCACCAGGGGGCCGGTTTTCGCAGGCTTGGCTCCATCACGCGGCGTCGACTGGACGTGGTCCCCAGGTGGTGCTGCGGTCCAAAGTTGCCGATGCGCTCCTCCTTGCCGCGCGCGGCATCACCGAAGTCCACGTCGTTCCGGCCGGCATCGACAGAATCGAACTGTCCATTGCCCATCCGGCCACCCATCACTGATCTCGAACACCCTATCCGTCTGCCAGACACAATGGCGGCAGACCACTTTGAAAGGCCCTGATGCACGACGATATCCCCCTGACCATCGGCCGGGCGCGCCGCGTCCTTGACGAACGGATTGTGCCCGCCGTATACGGCACCACCATCCCATTGGAGGTGTCCTGGCACGAACTGCCCGGGGAACCCATTTCCCCGACAGAGGGTCTGGCCCTGCATTTCGAGCCGTACGAGGTGGGCACACCATGGGGTGCCGCGTGGGGGACGACGTGGTTCCGGCTACGCGCCACGGTCCCGCCCGAGTGGGCGGGCCGCAGGATCGATGCCCTCGTGGATCTCGGCTTTGACAAGAACATGCCGGGGTTCCAGTGCGAAGGGCTCGTTTACCGGCCGGACGGTTCCCCAGTGAAGTCGATCAATCCCCGGAACCAATGGATCCTGGTCCAGGAAGAGGCGGCAGGAGGCGAAAGTATCGAACTATTCCTCGAGGCTGCCGCGAATCCGGTGCTGCTGGACTACCATCCCTTCCTGCCCACGCAGGAGGGCGACATCCTCACCTCCTCCAAGCGTCCGCTCTACGCCACCCGAAG
This genomic stretch from Arthrobacter dokdonellae harbors:
- a CDS encoding glycoside hydrolase 5 family protein, translated to MRFGVNYTPSAGWFHSWLDFSPSAVAADMERIASLGVDHVRIFPLWPLVQPNRTLIRPSAIADIVQVVDIAASFGLDVNVDALQGHLSSFDFIPSWLESWHRRNIFVAPEVITSTATYVRELTSAVASRPNLLGVTLGNELNQFAHDPHPTPHRATEKQASAWLASMVGAVRAELGSTPAARAPLVTVAQYDAAWYDDAQPFGPEHAADYGDLTVTHSWVFNGAAQLHGPLGEGSARHAEYLMQLAAAWNRDANRLNWLQEVGAPTNVVPVKDAPEFLEKTIRHAADVQNNFGVTWWCSHDVSRKLADFPELEYDLGLFTNDGVLKPTGERFAELVHEFRNAKAGAGTPPRDALILEDVDAAGVPVADVRKSCAPGGRFSQAWLHHAASTGRGPQVVLRSKVADALLLAARGITEVHVVPAGIDRIELSIAHPATHH
- a CDS encoding SPW repeat protein — its product is MKTWTKWQNWVAVAAGLYAALATIWTTTDGKTTTTLIVLGVLTIIAGLVNLSMPRMESVEWAQGILGILLFISPWVLAFTGMTGIAMTAWICGAVTIVVTAWAMPSVMKAHEGQQHHHRPSAA
- a CDS encoding ABC transporter substrate-binding protein, with product MLGTGVAALMLSGCSGGSGGSGSSGDGSINGTITVQTWALTPKFSDYLDGVKNGFEKEHPGVTVKMVDQPGDGYSDKVLSQASSNSLPDVINLPPDIALPLAKHGYLQNVGKSDSSLASTYVAGALDAYKYKGLDGTYGYPWYLNTDVDYWNKTMLSDCGLDPSKVPTTTDQLFDQAATMHQHCPDKYLMSRKPGLGDFTLAGVKVLNDDGTKFTFADSPEAVDLIARYAKAYQQKYMPPSVLNSDYLGNSTLFTQGKVAWTTGGATSISDFEKNNPSLKGNVIVSPALDTAPLYVQGLSVSAKSKNLATAEAFAKYMTDAKNQEAFAHLVNIFPSTKSSQSDPFFSKDDGTPNGKARVLANEALKTAKNLTPVEANSAMSTFLDQQISLAMKGETTPKEALQTAQTKMNTLLANG
- a CDS encoding carbohydrate ABC transporter permease, which produces MRANRWFTPWIFVIPALVWLLAFSVWPSINTVRLAFTNASPLGGVSRFVGLQNFQTMFADPQVWEALLNSVVYMAVCLPLLTILPLLIALLVEKRLPGIAFFRTAFYSPVIASAVVVGLIWTWILDDRGVINEMVKALGIVQGPLPFLTDRWLLLFSAISLTVWKGLGYYMIIFLAALGNVGKDLHEAAALDGAGAIRRFWSVTMPGVRGTMTLVGILVCVSALRVFSELYILTNGSGGPGGQDQSVVMLIQQYARGFTGNLGYASALSLLLFAVTLVPMLVLARLNSKAQQ
- a CDS encoding fumarylacetoacetate hydrolase family protein, translated to MVFTVPTLIATISEFATLEAGDVILTGSPSGVGYRRNPQLFLPFEPLTIAV
- a CDS encoding LacI family DNA-binding transcriptional regulator codes for the protein MKPIKRATIADIAARAGVSAGAVSFALNNRPGVSASTRARILEIAREMHWRPHSAARALGGARAGTIGFVLNRPARTLGTESFFGDLISGIQLGLSGSHVGMNLLVARDLQEELDTYQEWWNGHQVDGVIVIDPRTDDPRVQLLDELGMPTIVVGSRPSSEGSAPSVWIDDSEAALTVFKYLHALGHTRIAHVAGPAEFEHTGLRIAALRSFADSTGLSSVESLVTDYSAAQGADVTRTLLSRQERPTAIVFDNDVLAVAGLGVAAEMGVAVPAQLSIASFDDSAMARLVRPSLTTLTRDTVELGERAARLLLDQIGADTPLPSRKGPALTLSPRGSTCPPLR
- a CDS encoding glycosyl hydrolase family 18 protein; its protein translation is MPDADEVNQAMEEMMNSAARPVSSPAARANWPRTVGLVAVTAIVAVLALAGPPAAIGGPGHGHGQSPKQSHRTVMYYQTQYSDNHYVSPKAMVDHHTGLTDLIVGAFHVNETPGDIRLNDDSPSSPKFDVMWKDLTTMQRKGVKVLGFVGGAAAGSFHRLEPETFDTYYPELKAVISRYKLDGLDLDVEESMSLAGVEHLIDRLKADFGKKFLITLAPVAPALKGGGNLSGFDYEQLYKERGQSIAWFNTQFYCGWGTLASTTGYKAIIDRGVIPASKVVAGTLTNPANCGSGYVPMSELTSTIASLSDTYETFGGIAGWEYFNSIPGGPGAPWRWVRDVSAAMRD
- a CDS encoding carbohydrate ABC transporter permease, yielding MSDITDPDFAVIGRAVSPAPDVTGGRTPPPPTGARRRRRGWGVMSRRELILRYVLLVIVLFIVVGPFLWQLSTSLKGSGEDIYTSTPSFIPSQPTLENYGKVAEAIPVWLYIVNSLTVAAIDVVGNLVFATCAGFALARLRWKGQRIVLGLFLATLILPGEATIIAQFVTIKDLGLSDSLVGVALPGMIAAINVLLMYNAFRQIPEEIDQAAVVDGANSWQRLRYIALPAVQGTIAVIAIFSFIGAWDDFLWPLIVLQSPDKLTLTVGLQYLQGTFSNDQRLIAAGTMIAFIPIAVIFSILQRYFFKGVEEGGVKG